A window of the Pungitius pungitius chromosome 3, fPunPun2.1, whole genome shotgun sequence genome harbors these coding sequences:
- the LOC119209759 gene encoding phosphatidylinositol transfer protein beta isoform-like, with amino-acid sequence MLIKEFRIVLPVSVEEYQVGQLYAVAEASKSETGGGEGVEVISNEPYEKDGERGQYTHKIYHLKSKVPDILAKLAPKGSLVVKEEAWNAYPYCKTVITNVYMKEKFTLTIETWHKPDMGEQDNVHGLDKSQLEKRTIVDIDIADNSCINPKEYNKDHDPAIFKSQKTGRGPLGPDWKKELAANPDCPRMCAYKLVTIEFKWFAIQGTVENLIQKFERRLFTHFHRQLFCWIDRWFDLSMDDIRRMEEDTKKELDEMRVNGDCKGLGAIDDGN; translated from the exons ATGCTCATCAAGGAGTT CCGAATTGTCCTGCCCGTTTCAGTGGAGGAG taCCAAGTGGGTCAGCTGTACGCGGTAGCGGAGGCCAGCAAGAGTGAGAcgggtggaggagaaggggtGGAGGTGATCAGCAATGAGCCCTACgagaaggatggagagaggggaCAGTACACCCACAAGATCTACCACCTGAAGAG CAAAGTGCCGGATATCCTCGCTAAGCTGGCTCCCAAAGGGTCTCTGGTGGTGAAAGAGGAGGCATGGAATGCGTATCCGTACTGTAAAACCG TCATTACA AATGTCTACATGAAGGAAAAGTTCACCCTGACCATCGAGACCTGGCACAAGCCGGATATGGGGGAGCAGGACAAC GTACACGGACTGGACAAAAGCCAACTGGAAAAAAGGACAATCGTTGACATTGATATTGCTGACAACAGTTGCATAAACCCAAAG GAATACAACAAAGATCACGACCCGGCCATCTTCAAGTCACAGAAGACCGGCAGGGGCCCTCTGGGGCCCGACTGGAAG AAAGAACTCGCCGCCAACCCCGACTGCCCCCGCATGTGCGCCTATAAGCTCGTCACCATCGAATTCAAGTGGTTTGCAATCCAGGGCACCGTGGAAAACCTGATTCAGAAG TTCGAGAGGCGTCTCTTCACCCACTTCCACAGGCAGCTGTTCTGCTGGATCGACAGGTGGTTCGACCTGTCGATGGACGACATACGGCGCATGGAGGAGGACACCAAGAAGGAGCTGGATGAG ATGAGGGTCAACGGGGACTGTAAAGGTTTGGGAGCTATTGACGACGGCAACTGA